A single Chloroflexota bacterium DNA region contains:
- a CDS encoding PD40 domain-containing protein, producing the protein MNQKLFTFIEVVVLGGLVVFVMYIGGAFKAPDAVPTPQPAPTQLAPTATLNITPVPSVTPAPPALTQPIGLIAFDSFRDGNPEIYVVDVETGIQTNLTNNPESDGLIAWSPDGSRLAFTSDRSGEPEIYVMNADGAEVIQLTHTQDTQDTKTGYYPFVSWSPDGRQIVIVRHEARPGQRYVLSSLDLIRSDGSGVKTLYSSTEFYILQASWSPDGKYIAVTGSDSSSSALRVHVGEVGEAPFGLNYFQGNPCDKYIWSPDSKITCFGDRESVTMNPDGSEAKTRPTGLSGDGFVEGVAWSPDGQHLLFLATMFIPQSDQNPTRRLFAINANGSENLKIIDVRESETAFNIIPSWSPDGQWIAYSLVKGDLADIYIVNIYEPSQYRQLTSDTSYNFSPQWQPRPKQMP; encoded by the coding sequence ATGAATCAGAAACTCTTCACCTTCATCGAAGTCGTTGTGCTCGGCGGGCTGGTCGTCTTCGTCATGTACATCGGCGGCGCGTTCAAAGCGCCGGACGCGGTGCCGACGCCACAACCCGCCCCTACCCAACTCGCGCCAACCGCAACACTCAACATCACTCCTGTTCCTTCTGTCACGCCCGCACCGCCCGCCCTCACTCAACCCATCGGCCTCATCGCTTTCGACTCTTTCCGGGACGGCAACCCTGAGATTTACGTGGTGGATGTCGAGACAGGTATTCAAACCAACCTGACGAATAACCCGGAGTCTGATGGATTGATTGCCTGGTCGCCTGACGGTTCGCGCCTGGCCTTCACCTCTGATCGAAGCGGCGAGCCGGAAATCTACGTGATGAACGCCGACGGCGCTGAGGTTATCCAACTCACCCACACCCAAGACACCCAGGACACGAAGACTGGCTACTATCCTTTTGTTTCCTGGTCGCCGGATGGCAGGCAGATTGTGATCGTGAGACACGAGGCCCGGCCCGGCCAGCGATATGTGTTGAGTTCGCTAGACCTGATTCGGTCTGACGGTTCCGGCGTCAAGACCCTGTACAGCAGTACCGAGTTTTATATTTTGCAGGCAAGCTGGTCGCCTGATGGCAAATACATTGCCGTCACCGGAAGTGATTCTTCCTCTTCGGCGCTAAGAGTCCACGTTGGAGAGGTCGGAGAGGCGCCTTTCGGCTTGAACTATTTCCAGGGCAACCCATGCGACAAATATATTTGGTCGCCGGACAGCAAAATTACCTGCTTCGGAGATCGAGAGAGTGTTACTATGAATCCTGACGGGTCAGAAGCCAAGACAAGGCCAACCGGCTTGTCCGGCGACGGCTTTGTTGAGGGCGTCGCTTGGTCACCCGACGGGCAACACCTTCTCTTTCTCGCCACCATGTTCATTCCACAGAGTGATCAGAACCCCACTCGAAGACTCTTTGCCATTAACGCCAATGGCTCAGAGAATCTAAAAATCATTGATGTCCGCGAATCAGAAACAGCCTTCAATATCATCCCAAGCTGGTCGCCGGATGGGCAGTGGATCGCTTATAGCCTGGTGAAAGGCGATCTCGCCGATATTTACATAGTCAACATTTATGAGCCCAGCCAATATCGCCAGTTAACCAGCGACACCAGTTATAACTTCTCGCCGCAATGGCAACCGAGGCCAAAGCAAATGCCATGA
- a CDS encoding helix-turn-helix domain-containing protein, with protein sequence MADIPDREWLNLSEAAHLLGVHPSSVRTWADKGELPSQRTSGGHRRFRRPDLEQWAVHQRKGPPPGASLVIQSALGRARMEMSDGHLSQLPWYAKLSETARAAHREASHKLLDLLRRYLAGAQNGEREPLLIEARQMGADYYRLGKAGKLSLAESVRAFLYFRAFLTESVLQMVEAAGNRPPQSLAELHQLTSHFTNEILVALVEAHETERKT encoded by the coding sequence ATGGCCGATATTCCTGACCGCGAATGGTTGAATCTATCCGAGGCGGCGCATCTGCTGGGCGTTCACCCGTCCAGTGTGCGCACCTGGGCCGACAAGGGCGAACTGCCGTCGCAGAGGACGAGCGGGGGGCACCGCCGTTTTCGACGGCCCGACCTGGAGCAATGGGCCGTCCATCAGCGCAAGGGGCCGCCGCCCGGCGCGTCGCTCGTCATCCAGTCGGCCCTGGGCCGGGCGCGGATGGAAATGAGCGACGGCCACTTAAGCCAACTGCCCTGGTATGCAAAACTATCTGAGACGGCGCGGGCGGCGCATCGAGAAGCCAGCCATAAACTGCTTGACCTTCTGAGACGGTATCTTGCCGGCGCCCAAAACGGCGAGCGTGAGCCGCTTCTAATTGAAGCCCGGCAAATGGGCGCCGATTATTACCGCCTGGGCAAAGCCGGCAAGCTTTCACTTGCTGAAAGTGTGCGCGCCTTTCTATACTTTCGCGCCTTTCTCACTGAAAGTGTTCTGCAAATGGTCGAAGCCGCCGGCAATCGTCCGCCGCAATCGCTGGCCGAGCTTCACCAATTGACATCTCACTTCACCAACGAAATTCTGGTAGCCCTCGTCGAGGCCCATGAAACCGAACGTAAAACGTAA
- the priA gene encoding primosomal protein N' yields MFAEVLPLGLPLSSTFHYSIPDELADKLAAGHLVEVSFGQQRVQGIVVTLDEDAPQGVSDFKPVEALLDEQPVLTRHQLDLGYYLSRHYLAPLADCLALMLPPGLAKQGDTEYELADVKFDAETDAQFRILQLLEGRGPLRGKQLDRALPKRNWRAAATTLVKRGAIKKRPVLQPPSVRPKNIRTARLLVPPAEVASAKFRLRHSPRHADLLDYLFSLWPGQPALPDFLRVTQSTEADLGLLVERGWIEITQPEPVIAPTYPVEVMQKWIAKHEAHQPEAASALRALCEGRAVPLAELPTIPLEVIKALDQQDMLRYSVNPPRIVLKLTGAQLAKQTDSLRKPSKRAAVLDYLAKQNKPVSVSWVYAETDTTLATLKELAERDLIDLGEEELLRDPLADKIFVPTEPPALTADQEEAWEAVEAAFALTSAGASVSQPPFLLHGITGSGKTEIYLRAVGSTLEGGRQAIILVPEIALTPQTVQRFASRFPGRVGVIHSGLTEGERYDTWRRARAGAIEVIIGPRSALFAPLPNIGLIVLDEEHDEAYQQDPPITPSYHARDAAVEYARRLGAICILGSATPDIVSFAKAQRGDYRLLELPQRIMAHGEYIAAQQSRLNLESHYRPISTDNDVAQYIDLPQTTLVDMRQELRAGNRSIFSRALEAALLETLERGEQAILFLNRRGSATYVFCRDCGQALVCSKCGMPLTFHGDEAQLQCHHCGVTRRQPNACPNCKSKRVKYFGAGTERVEAELRALFPEVRALRWDRDTTKTRGAHEIILHHFREHQAEVLIGTQMIAKGLDLPLVTLVGVVSADVGLNLPDYRAAERVFQVLTQVAGRAGRSMLGGRVIIQSYQPEHYAVQAAAAHDFAGFYEKETAYRREHGYPPFGRLVRLTYRHPKPDRAETEAQRVAAIVRAQMKRAEAQSTALIGPAPCFFDRIAGEYRWQIVLRGPNPAPLVAGLALKDWRVEVDPLSLL; encoded by the coding sequence ATGTTCGCCGAAGTCCTCCCCCTCGGTCTCCCTCTAAGCTCCACCTTTCACTACAGCATTCCGGATGAGTTGGCGGACAAACTCGCCGCCGGGCATCTGGTGGAAGTGTCGTTTGGGCAACAGCGCGTGCAGGGCATCGTCGTCACTCTCGACGAAGATGCGCCGCAGGGCGTGAGCGACTTCAAGCCGGTCGAGGCCCTGCTCGACGAGCAACCCGTCCTCACCCGCCACCAACTCGACCTCGGCTACTACCTCAGCCGCCACTATCTTGCGCCGCTGGCCGACTGCCTGGCTCTCATGCTCCCGCCCGGCCTGGCCAAGCAGGGCGACACTGAATACGAACTGGCCGACGTAAAATTCGACGCCGAGACCGACGCCCAATTTCGCATCCTGCAACTGCTCGAGGGGCGCGGCCCACTGCGTGGCAAGCAACTCGACCGCGCCCTGCCCAAACGAAACTGGCGGGCCGCCGCAACCACGCTCGTCAAGCGCGGCGCGATCAAAAAGCGGCCCGTGCTTCAGCCGCCCTCGGTGCGGCCCAAAAACATTCGCACCGCCCGCCTCCTCGTCCCGCCCGCCGAAGTCGCCAGCGCCAAGTTTCGCCTCCGCCACAGCCCGCGCCACGCCGACCTACTCGACTACCTCTTCAGCCTCTGGCCTGGCCAGCCCGCCCTGCCGGATTTTCTGCGCGTGACTCAATCCACCGAAGCCGACCTGGGACTGCTCGTCGAGCGCGGCTGGATCGAGATCACCCAACCCGAACCCGTCATCGCCCCGACTTATCCGGTTGAGGTGATGCAAAAATGGATCGCCAAACACGAAGCCCATCAACCCGAGGCCGCCTCTGCGCTTCGAGCTTTGTGTGAAGGCCGTGCCGTGCCGCTGGCCGAACTGCCGACCATTCCGCTCGAAGTGATCAAGGCGCTCGACCAGCAGGACATGCTTCGCTACTCGGTCAACCCGCCGCGCATCGTTCTCAAGCTCACGGGCGCGCAACTCGCCAAACAAACCGACAGCCTGCGCAAGCCCAGCAAGCGCGCCGCCGTGCTCGACTATCTTGCCAAACAAAACAAGCCGGTGTCGGTCAGTTGGGTTTATGCCGAAACGGACACAACACTTGCCACTCTCAAAGAGTTGGCCGAGCGCGATCTGATTGACTTGGGCGAAGAAGAATTGTTGCGCGACCCTCTGGCCGACAAGATTTTTGTGCCGACCGAGCCACCGGCTCTCACTGCTGATCAAGAAGAAGCGTGGGAGGCAGTGGAGGCCGCCTTTGCCTTGACCTCCGCCGGGGCGTCCGTCTCGCAACCTCCGTTTCTGCTTCACGGCATCACCGGGTCGGGCAAGACCGAAATTTATCTTCGGGCTGTCGGCTCAACCTTAGAAGGAGGCCGTCAGGCCATCATCCTTGTCCCGGAAATCGCCCTCACGCCACAAACCGTTCAACGATTCGCCTCGCGCTTCCCCGGCAGAGTCGGCGTCATCCACTCCGGCCTCACCGAGGGCGAGCGTTACGACACCTGGCGGCGGGCGCGGGCAGGCGCGATTGAGGTCATCATCGGCCCGCGCTCGGCCCTGTTTGCGCCCCTGCCAAACATCGGCCTGATTGTGTTGGACGAAGAGCACGACGAAGCCTATCAGCAAGACCCGCCGATCACGCCCAGCTACCACGCCCGCGACGCCGCTGTTGAATATGCGCGCCGCCTGGGCGCGATTTGCATTCTCGGCTCGGCCACGCCCGACATCGTCTCTTTTGCTAAAGCGCAACGCGGCGACTATCGTCTACTTGAACTGCCGCAACGAATCATGGCGCATGGCGAGTACATCGCCGCCCAACAGAGTCGGCTCAACCTGGAGTCGCATTACCGGCCCATTTCGACTGACAACGACGTGGCGCAATACATTGATCTGCCGCAAACGACTCTGGTAGATATGCGGCAGGAACTTCGGGCGGGAAATCGTTCAATCTTCAGTCGGGCGCTGGAGGCGGCCTTGCTCGAGACACTGGAGCGCGGCGAGCAGGCGATTCTGTTTCTCAACCGGCGCGGCTCGGCCACGTATGTGTTTTGCCGTGACTGCGGCCAGGCGCTCGTTTGCTCGAAGTGCGGCATGCCGCTCACCTTTCACGGCGACGAGGCGCAGTTGCAGTGCCATCACTGCGGCGTGACCCGTCGCCAGCCCAACGCCTGCCCGAACTGCAAGAGCAAGCGGGTGAAATATTTTGGCGCGGGCACTGAGCGGGTGGAGGCCGAACTGCGGGCGTTGTTTCCCGAAGTGCGCGCGCTCCGCTGGGATCGCGACACGACCAAGACTCGCGGCGCGCACGAGATCATCCTGCATCACTTCCGCGAACACCAGGCCGAGGTGTTGATCGGCACGCAAATGATCGCCAAAGGACTCGACTTGCCGCTGGTGACTCTGGTGGGCGTCGTCTCTGCCGATGTGGGCCTCAACCTGCCCGACTACCGCGCCGCCGAGCGTGTCTTTCAAGTTCTGACTCAGGTGGCCGGGCGGGCCGGGCGCTCGATGCTGGGCGGGCGCGTCATCATTCAATCGTATCAACCGGAGCATTACGCGGTGCAGGCCGCCGCCGCCCATGACTTCGCCGGCTTCTATGAAAAAGAGACGGCCTATCGCCGTGAACACGGCTATCCCCCGTTTGGCCGCCTCGTGCGCCTCACCTACCGTCACCCCAAACCTGACCGCGCCGAAACCGAGGCCCAACGAGTCGCCGCCATCGTTCGCGCGCAAATGAAGCGCGCCGAGGCGCAAAGCACAGCCCTGATCGGCCCGGCTCCGTGCTTCTTCGACCGCATCGCCGGCGAATATCGCTGGCAGATCGTTTTGCGCGGCCCGAACCCTGCGCCGCTGGTGGCTGGGCTGGCGCTGAAGGATTGGCGGGTGGAAGTGGATCCGTTGAGTTTGTTGTGA
- a CDS encoding site-specific DNA-methyltransferase — MEFINRFLHGDCEKVLQQLPDNCIDLIFTSPPYADQRKKTYGGVGPDEYVDWFLPKAGQFMRVLKPAGTFILNIKERVVGGERHTYVLELIMKMREQGWLWTEEFMWHKKNSYPGKWPNRFRDNWERLIQFNKDKKFHMHQEAVMVPVGDWAKDRLTNLSETDKSRDESKVGSGFGKNVSNWLGRSMVYPTNVIHLATECSNRNHSAAFPVELPAWFIKLFTKSGDVVLDPFMGSGTTALAAIQHGRNFVGIDISKEYIELAKKRTADQQIRLPNIAERRASYPTAKSRSKNGAKAKSSLRCLDQVRPQLGQQFTADQT; from the coding sequence ATGGAATTCATAAACAGGTTTCTTCATGGCGACTGTGAGAAAGTTTTACAACAATTACCCGACAATTGCATTGACTTGATTTTCACCTCGCCGCCTTACGCTGATCAGAGAAAGAAGACCTATGGTGGCGTAGGCCCCGATGAATATGTTGACTGGTTCCTGCCCAAAGCCGGCCAGTTCATGCGCGTACTAAAGCCTGCTGGGACTTTCATCCTGAACATCAAAGAGCGTGTTGTAGGTGGCGAGAGGCATACCTACGTGCTTGAGCTGATTATGAAGATGCGTGAGCAAGGATGGCTTTGGACTGAAGAGTTCATGTGGCATAAAAAGAACTCATACCCAGGCAAATGGCCTAACCGCTTTAGAGACAATTGGGAACGGCTCATTCAGTTCAATAAAGACAAGAAATTTCATATGCACCAGGAAGCGGTGATGGTACCGGTTGGCGATTGGGCAAAAGACCGTTTAACCAACCTGAGCGAAACCGATAAGAGTCGGGATGAGTCGAAAGTTGGGAGCGGCTTTGGCAAGAATGTGTCTAACTGGCTTGGCCGCAGTATGGTTTACCCGACCAACGTTATTCACCTGGCGACCGAATGCTCGAATCGTAATCACAGCGCCGCCTTCCCGGTGGAGTTGCCCGCCTGGTTTATCAAGCTCTTCACCAAATCGGGGGATGTCGTATTAGACCCTTTCATGGGTTCTGGAACAACGGCGCTCGCGGCCATTCAGCACGGCAGAAACTTTGTTGGTATCGACATTAGCAAAGAGTACATCGAATTGGCGAAAAAGCGCACGGCCGATCAGCAAATTCGGTTGCCTAACATTGCTGAGAGACGCGCATCCTACCCAACGGCAAAGTCACGTTCTAAAAATGGGGCGAAGGCCAAAAGTTCACTACGTTGTCTCGATCAAGTCAGGCCCCAATTGGGGCAACAGTTCACAGCAGACCAAACTTGA
- a CDS encoding ribonuclease H-like domain-containing protein: MSTGDLRERLRRLGVKQGRDGLKPRPPQPRPARHDLPGHEVETTLGPCFVVEKTYPLDHQHGTRALAELLECDSGTAARLSKRKELHDADLSGLAFFDIETTGLAGGAGTLAFLIGVGLIQADQFILRQYFLREPKEEKAMLAGVADSLVGRVGLVTYNGRSFDVPIVQSRFTLNRRRFDLASFPNLDLLHPARRLWRGRYENCSLGTLEGAVLGLARTEDDVPGALIPQMYVNYLHTGDASEMLRVIYHNAEDILSMVTLATHILETFADPLNKRRSGEDCLRLAMWHDDAGESKQAEAAYRAALDRPLPDAQALVAYERFATFLKRADRRAEATALWQSWAELAPDDPTPCIELAKYYEWDAEARDMAQAKEWASRALLCLSHWRKGWQRDEAWKEVKHRLERLGRKMDS, encoded by the coding sequence ATGAGCACCGGCGACCTGCGCGAACGATTGCGGCGGCTCGGCGTGAAGCAAGGACGCGACGGCCTCAAGCCCAGGCCGCCTCAGCCGCGCCCGGCCCGCCACGACCTCCCCGGCCACGAAGTTGAAACGACTCTCGGCCCGTGCTTCGTCGTCGAAAAAACTTACCCGCTCGATCATCAACACGGCACGCGGGCGTTGGCCGAACTGCTCGAATGCGACTCGGGCACCGCCGCCCGCCTGAGCAAGCGCAAAGAACTTCACGACGCTGACCTTTCCGGTTTGGCTTTCTTTGACATCGAGACCACCGGCCTCGCCGGCGGCGCCGGCACGCTGGCTTTTCTGATCGGGGTTGGTCTGATCCAGGCGGATCAATTTATTCTGCGACAATACTTTCTGCGCGAGCCGAAGGAAGAAAAAGCCATGCTGGCCGGGGTAGCCGACTCGCTCGTAGGCCGCGTTGGCCTGGTCACTTACAATGGCCGTTCGTTCGACGTGCCCATCGTCCAGAGCCGGTTCACCCTGAATCGCCGCCGCTTCGATCTGGCCTCATTCCCCAATCTCGATCTTCTGCACCCCGCCCGTCGTTTGTGGCGCGGTCGCTACGAGAACTGCTCGCTCGGCACGCTGGAGGGCGCAGTGCTGGGCCTGGCGCGCACCGAGGACGACGTGCCGGGCGCTCTGATTCCGCAGATGTACGTGAACTACCTGCACACCGGCGACGCGAGCGAGATGTTGCGGGTGATCTACCACAACGCCGAAGACATCCTGAGCATGGTGACACTGGCGACTCACATTCTCGAAACCTTTGCCGACCCGCTGAACAAGCGCCGCTCCGGCGAAGACTGTTTGCGGCTGGCAATGTGGCACGACGACGCCGGCGAGAGCAAGCAAGCCGAAGCGGCCTATCGCGCCGCCCTCGACCGGCCTTTGCCAGATGCTCAAGCCCTCGTCGCTTACGAACGTTTCGCAACCTTCCTCAAACGCGCCGACCGCCGGGCCGAGGCAACAGCGCTCTGGCAAAGCTGGGCCGAGCTTGCGCCCGACGACCCGACGCCGTGCATTGAGTTGGCAAAATACTACGAGTGGGACGCCGAGGCGCGTGACATGGCTCAGGCCAAAGAGTGGGCCAGCCGCGCCTTACTTTGCCTGAGCCACTGGCGTAAAGGTTGGCAACGCGACGAAGCTTGGAAAGAGGTGAAGCATCGGTTGGAGAGGTTGGGGAGGAAGATGGATTCTTGA
- a CDS encoding protein kinase has protein sequence MRVKFWGVRGSVPTPLSTEQLQEKLFRALSAAGGIDLSDPAEVRAFIATLPPSTRSVVGGNTTCVEINSGDETIIIDSGSGMRPLGLSLMAHEFGRGQGTANIFLTHAHWDHLQGFPFFNPAYVPGNKLIFYAVNNDPRQYLQHQQTAPAYFPISPGQMRADMSFVQLKEGEMVQIGRVCVTSLALYHPGTAYAYRFDDGESVFVFASDGEYKQLDEANLSRFVEFYANADALAFDCQYSLRDVLISKADWGHSSAMIGVDIAERARVKKLITTHYDPTDNDDQVYNIAESARRYADLIPSPGSVEIIVGAEGLELFLGPPLKLEILEDCEADIWLTAFAGRLGLETASQAEAHLKRFIAKAPGNRVIIDLTLLAAIDPVGVKAMLEAARHVSGSRVAFVAPAAFVRRALENSETREIGPIFRRRSHAIAALVGPAHLHLHEQTLAGYHLADTIAADDFGAIYSASKLRDETPLVIQVMGLEINLKQRQSFAESAKRWCQLTHPRLIRGRELIENGKLIAFVGERPTGDTWGEWLRANGSRLQPQPGLLWMREMVDALDHAHRHGVVHGELRPECFVFNNGHARISRAPLFPPVGVLPSAYRASEQLRGEAATPGSDHFALGVLLYEALVGTHPFTAEMEELIIAQQLQGTPLSPRVFRPNLSAELEQFLLRLLGRDQSERFASAEDILKAIDELL, from the coding sequence GTGCGCGTGAAATTTTGGGGCGTGCGCGGGTCTGTTCCCACGCCGCTCTCCACGGAACAACTGCAAGAAAAGCTCTTCCGCGCCCTGAGCGCCGCGGGCGGAATTGACCTGTCCGACCCGGCTGAGGTGCGAGCTTTCATTGCCACCCTGCCGCCTTCCACCCGAAGCGTGGTCGGCGGCAACACCACTTGCGTCGAAATCAACAGCGGCGACGAGACCATCATCATTGACAGCGGCTCCGGCATGAGGCCGCTCGGCCTCTCGCTCATGGCTCACGAATTTGGCCGGGGGCAGGGCACGGCTAACATCTTCCTCACCCACGCCCACTGGGATCACCTCCAGGGCTTTCCCTTTTTCAACCCGGCTTACGTCCCCGGCAACAAACTCATCTTCTACGCCGTCAACAACGACCCGCGCCAGTATTTGCAACATCAACAGACCGCCCCCGCCTACTTCCCCATCTCGCCCGGTCAAATGCGGGCCGACATGTCCTTCGTTCAACTTAAAGAAGGTGAGATGGTGCAGATCGGGCGGGTGTGTGTCACCAGCCTGGCCCTTTATCACCCCGGCACGGCTTACGCCTACCGCTTCGACGACGGTGAAAGCGTCTTCGTCTTTGCCTCCGACGGCGAATACAAGCAACTGGACGAGGCCAACCTCAGCCGCTTCGTCGAGTTCTACGCCAACGCCGACGCCCTGGCTTTCGACTGCCAGTATTCTCTGCGCGACGTGTTAATCTCCAAAGCCGACTGGGGCCACTCATCGGCCATGATCGGGGTGGACATCGCCGAGCGGGCGCGGGTGAAGAAGCTCATCACCACCCACTACGACCCCACCGACAACGACGATCAGGTTTACAACATCGCCGAGTCGGCCCGCCGCTACGCCGATTTGATTCCATCGCCCGGCTCGGTCGAGATCATCGTCGGCGCCGAGGGCCTGGAACTCTTCCTCGGCCCGCCGCTCAAGCTGGAAATATTGGAAGACTGTGAAGCCGACATCTGGCTCACGGCCTTCGCCGGCAGGCTTGGCCTGGAAACCGCAAGTCAGGCCGAAGCCCATCTCAAACGTTTCATCGCCAAAGCGCCGGGCAACCGGGTCATTATTGATTTGACTCTGCTGGCCGCCATTGACCCGGTGGGCGTGAAGGCCATGCTGGAAGCCGCCCGCCACGTGTCCGGGTCGCGGGTGGCGTTCGTGGCCCCGGCGGCCTTTGTCCGCCGCGCCCTGGAAAATTCTGAAACGCGCGAGATTGGCCCCATCTTCCGCCGCCGCTCGCACGCCATCGCCGCCCTTGTCGGCCCGGCCCACCTGCACCTGCACGAGCAAACCCTGGCCGGCTACCATCTGGCCGACACCATCGCCGCCGACGACTTCGGCGCAATCTACTCCGCCTCCAAACTTCGCGACGAAACGCCGCTGGTCATTCAGGTGATGGGTTTGGAGATTAACCTGAAACAGAGGCAGTCGTTTGCCGAGTCGGCCAAACGCTGGTGCCAGCTTACCCACCCCCGCCTTATCCGGGGCCGGGAGTTGATCGAGAACGGGAAGCTGATCGCCTTTGTGGGCGAGCGCCCGACCGGCGACACCTGGGGCGAGTGGCTGAGGGCCAATGGCAGTCGTCTTCAACCGCAGCCTGGCCTGCTCTGGATGCGCGAAATGGTGGATGCGCTCGATCACGCTCACCGGCACGGCGTGGTTCATGGCGAATTGCGCCCGGAGTGTTTCGTCTTCAACAACGGCCACGCCCGAATCTCGCGCGCGCCGCTCTTCCCGCCCGTCGGCGTTCTGCCCTCGGCCTACCGCGCTTCGGAGCAGTTACGCGGCGAGGCGGCCACGCCCGGCTCCGATCATTTTGCCCTGGGCGTCCTGCTCTACGAAGCGCTGGTGGGCACGCACCCCTTCACCGCCGAAATGGAAGAGTTGATCATCGCCCAGCAATTGCAGGGCACGCCGCTCTCGCCCCGCGTCTTCCGCCCCAATCTTTCGGCAGAGCTTGAGCAGTTCCTTCTGCGCCTGCTTGGCCGTGACCAGAGCGAACGTTTTGCTTCCGCCGAGGATATTTTGAAGGCGATTGACGAACTGTTGTAA
- a CDS encoding MOSC domain-containing protein — protein MHIISLNIGAPQTQTYGGKEVLTAGHKTPVASAMLRFTNFDGDRQADRKNHGGPDKAVCVYSFDHYLFWEATLGEKLEPGAFSENLTIVGLRESEVCLGDTFRVGEALAQISQPRQPCSKLAGKRGSKDLPGLIHENSFSGFYLRVLEEGLVRAGDPFERVSRHPAGVTVTFANQVMYHQRTDPESLQRVLAVAELSAAWRKSLAKKIANS, from the coding sequence ATGCACATCATCTCCCTCAACATCGGCGCGCCTCAAACTCAAACCTATGGCGGCAAGGAAGTGCTCACCGCCGGACACAAGACACCTGTAGCCTCGGCCATGCTCCGCTTCACCAACTTCGACGGCGACCGTCAGGCTGATCGCAAAAATCACGGCGGCCCCGACAAGGCCGTGTGCGTCTATTCGTTTGACCATTACTTATTCTGGGAAGCGACGCTGGGCGAGAAGCTCGAACCCGGCGCGTTCAGCGAGAACCTGACCATCGTCGGCCTGCGCGAGTCGGAGGTTTGCCTCGGCGACACTTTCCGAGTCGGCGAGGCGCTGGCGCAGATCAGCCAGCCGCGCCAGCCGTGTTCCAAGCTGGCCGGCAAGCGCGGCAGTAAAGACCTGCCGGGCCTCATCCACGAAAACAGCTTCAGCGGATTTTATTTGCGAGTGTTGGAGGAAGGACTGGTGAGAGCGGGCGACCCGTTTGAGCGGGTGAGCCGCCACCCGGCGGGAGTGACGGTAACGTTCGCCAACCAAGTCATGTACCATCAACGAACCGACCCGGAGAGTCTTCAGCGCGTGCTGGCCGTGGCCGAGCTTTCGGCGGCCTGGCGCAAGTCGCTGGCTAAAAAGATCGCCAATTCGTAG